CTTTTTTTTCTCATCAACGCCGCAACTCAAATTCTCTAATGGATAGGACTGAGGACGTCCGAAGGACTCTAAAAAGGACGGGTCTATATGAACAGGTTAATATGTCCGCAATATTCTTTGCACCTTGCACTCCTTTCTTCTTTTCCGCAATATTCTTTGTGATCGCCATTCTATTCTCTTCTTTGCTCTTTTCGCAAATTCTTTGCGCGGGTCTAGATGACGAAAATGACTCACTCATATTGCATTGAGCCTTAACAGTCCTCCGGACTATCCCGCGTAGTGGGATTCTTTGAGCCTTCGGACGGAGCAAAGTGCCCCATATTCAGCGTAGGAGGCAGGTTAATATGGATTTCATCGTTGCGCTCCTCTCTAGTCTCGCGCTCTTTGCTTCGCACATCTGCGTCCTTCTTTTTGTTCTTCGCGCCTCCGGACGACCATAGGGAGAGGCGAGATCTAATATGAGTTGAGAAGCGCATGAAAAGGAGAGGTGCAAAGAATATATAGAAGGAGTGCAACTGATTAATGGAAAAAAATAGAGGACTGATTAATGGTCCGGAGGACTATCCATTAGAATCCAGAAAAGTGTCGTTTTTGGAATCTCAATCGCATCGCAATATTCTTTGCGCCTCCGCTATATACTCCGAAGGACGTCCTCTGGGTCAAAGCCCTCAATAATAAGGGATAGCTCTGAGAAAAGACAAAGAGTGATTTTTTCCGAGAAAGAAATAAGAAGAGCTGATGATCTCAACTGATAGAACGGAGTTGAGTTCCTTCGCTTCGCACCGTGGGCTTCCTCTTTCTTTCCGGTCTCGCTCAATTACATCGCTCCTTCCTTAAGTTTCCTACTATTTAGAGGCTCCTGCGCCAGCCTTTTTTTCTTAGTAAAGTCAAGCTTTGGCTCCCTAAAGACCAAAGAAATGGTTAAGGGGGGACTTCTGCAACGGGCTATGCCACCCAAACCAACTGAGGGAAGTCGCATCCGTCCCATCGCAAGCACCTACAATGTCATGATCACATTGGTTTACCCCTTTTTTCATGGTAGTTCAACGGGCGGTCGCCCCTCCAACAAGAAAAGGTATAAATATGGAAACTTCTCTGCCATTTGGATCGGAGAATTTATGGAGGAAATCGGGTTTGCAATTTCCAGAAACCACACGATTATATAGCCAAAGGGAATACGCCGCGCCTAAAATCATCCCAAGCGCGGCTAATGTGGCTACTAAGCTATTTCTTTGGAAAGCTCCTACTGAGATGGGAAATTCCCCGATAAAGCTGCTAGTACCAGGTAAACTCATATTGGCCAAAGTGAAAGAGAAGGAAATGGTAGAGAGATTCGGCATGGTGCTCACTGAACCTCCGTAATATCTAACAAGTCGAGTCTTATGTCGGTCATATAGAACACCAACACATAGAAAAAGGGCTGAAGGAACCAGTCCATGACTTAACATCGGTAGAATGCTACCTCCAATTCCCTGTATGTTCGATAGAGCCATCCCCCCCACTGATACGAGTACGCCGATTACCCCCCGAACCGTACAAGATAGTTACCACCTATCATACGGCTTTCTAACGGCACTGATTTTTCTGGTTGTTCCGCTCTGTCGATCGATGGTAGTATAAGAGATCTGTAAACCCCCGCAATTCTTTACATAATGGTTCCTGCTTTCTACCCATAGTTAGCATGTATCTCTCCGGGTCATACTTGACGTATCACATCCGTCACCCCCACCCCAACTCTATCTTCCTTATCAGTGAACCGGAAATAGTGCATAGATACTATGAAATGCTGCGGGGACGAGAGGAGGTGAGATACTACGATCACGTAGAGAAGTGCTGCCCTTCGGCTCGGCAATATGGAACCTCTCAACAGCTCCCCTTCCTTTATGAGGTCCTATCGGGATAGGTAGGCCCAAGCCTTTCCCCTCTTCCCGACCGAGCAGTAGTTCCCCACGGCTGAAAAATAGGAATTTAGGCCGTAAAAGAAAGGCACCGGCCCCCCACTGGGATTTGGCTTTCCTTATCTACGTGCGCACTGCGTCAGCACTGGCGAAAAAGAGGTCGGCTTTACTGAAGAAGAAGGATTGTGCGGGGCCCATATTTTGGCCGAGTTTACCGTACCTCCGGCCCTTCTATTACGCGACCGTCAGATTTTCTTACCTTTCACCGCAGTTACGCCAGAAAGAAAAGGTTCCACACGAGCTCCCGTTCTGCGGCGTGGTGGCAGGACCGATAGGGGATTGGCTCCGAGTGTAGATAGAGTCAAATCTGCAGGGGTCATGCAAATACATAGGCCCCTTCTCTTTTGGATGAATGGGGTTATTAAGAAGGCGCTTTCCGATCTACGGTCCCTCGGAGCGAGGGGTTAGGCAGGTAGTATGGGCCCTCTGACTTCCAGCTATGTGCTGTGCGGCTCCCGCGAAGCGAATGAAAGGAAGCGAGAAAGAGCTAATTGATCTATTCTAATGGTTCTAATGGATAGTCCTCCGTTTTAGAGTCCTACGGATAAATCCTCCGGACTGGTCCGAAGGCTAGGTTCATACGGATAGTCCTCCGGACGGTTAGTTGGAGCCTTGTTTTTCGAAATCTTCTTCTCCGCAATATTCTTTCTCATATTTCCGCAATATTCTTTGCACTGGGGGAGGCGCAATGAAATATGCGGTTGATTGATAAGGAAATCTCAATATTAATAAGGAAAGAGAGAAAAGAGCGTAGAAGGAGTACTAGTAAGAGGAAAGCCTACCATAAACAAGTCCAACAAGGAAAGCCTAGGATAGTGGTCGGCCGGCAGAAAGCTCGCTAAGCTTCCGAAACATCGTAAAGAGAGAATGAAGATCTCATGAAAGAAAGAATGAAAGAAGAAAATATGAAGAACTCGTCAACTCATCTGGAGCTTTGATTTTTGTCTTTTCTCTAGATTCAATGAGTCGAGAAAAGAACGGAGTTGAGTTGCAGAGCTAAGAACAAAAAAAGCTTTGTAGAGAGAAAAAAAAGAAAGCCTATCATCATCGCAATGTGCGCCTTTCTGACTCTTTCTCGCATATTCTAACCTCTCCTTCGTAAAGAAAGAAGAAGAGCTTGATAAAGAGAAAGAGAGAATAGATCTTTGAATGGATAGCCTTAGATACATTCATTCCATTGATTCTGAGTTTTGAGCTCATCAAATCTTCTTTTCATTGAAACTCCCCGCCCCGATCGGAAGAGCGCCAATTCGCTTCGCGCGCAGGAAGGCAACGAAGTTCAGTTCATGAGACCGCGGCGGCGGAGTGGAGCAGCCGCGACACGAAGTTCCTTACCGCCTCAATGAACAAGGGCTGGATCTCGCTGGTGCCACCTAAACGGTAGGTAGGCGACGGATGTGTGACGTTTGGAGTTCTCGTTCGTGCACCTGTCCCCAATGGAAGAATGAGTTCTCCGTTCCCCTGCGGATCATGGCCTTACCACTCGGTCCCCGATGGACTGCGGGGGATTCGGTATAGCAGCTCACCTTCGGTTGCGCTGCGCCTTCCCGCTCGTCTTAGCTGTAGGAAGTATGGTTCCGAAAGTGACTGCGGTTCGCCAGTTCAGGCTCAACTCCTCGCTTTACGTTAGCGGACCCACAGGTCGGGCCGGGGCTCTGCGCTCTTTCTTTCTGTGTGGGACGATGCCGGGGAGAGAAGGGAATGCGTCGAGGCGGCGAACAAGAAGACTACAACTCTCTTTTGGCTTTTCCCTCCACGAGATGAGCCCAGTGCATTGGTACAAAGAAGGGAGCAGGCCTAAAAAGCGCTTGGGCGCTCTACGTACGATGTAGACTCCATCAGATACATATCTCTTTCTTCTTTCTGGATAAGAGATGATAATAGGAGATTGATCCTTATTAGGATCCCCGATCCGATCCCAAGAAAGAAGAAGTAAAGAAGAGAAGACCTCTCAACAAAGAGAGAATGAAAGGGAAAGAGCACTTATTCCTCTTGAAGTTACCTTTCTCTTTCTCTCCGCGAAACTGCTCCTTTTGAGTCCCCGCTCCGCTTCTTTGCGCTCCGTGGGCAGTCTAGGTCAGCAGTAGAGGATCAACCCCTTGTTCATTGAGGCGGATGAATGAAGAAAAAAAGGAATAAGAGGGCTCGACTGAAAGGAGAGGAAGAGGTCAGAATAAAGAAGACATAAAGGACCTCAATCAATATCCCTGTCTTATGGCGCCTTCTACGTCCGACTTTCAACCTCAAAATAATACTGAAAGCCTATCCAACTTGCTCTCTTATGTTTGAGAATTTGCACTTTCTTCCTTTCGATAATTCGTTTTAAGTGCTTTCGTCTGATTTTTGGGTTGAAAGCCGTCAGTCCGACGCTTAGTAGTAGGGGTTTCTTTTCTTCAGTATTTATTAGGTGATTTTTTGGGGAGTTGGAATGCCAGTTTAGTCACTTTTGGCCTATGCAAAGAGCAAGTTTTCACGTCAAATTTCTTGTTTTTCCTTATTAGTCATTTTTCACTTTTGGCGAATAGAATAATGCTGCAAGAAAAGACCGCGTAGTGGGATCAGCCATTTGAACATCTTTGATTAGTGAAATGAGCATTTTCTAACTTTTAGCCCCGTAGGACCATAAAGAAGAGATAAGAGTCCAGTCGTCTTCTTTGCGCTTGCACGAGTATTCGCTTCGATAATTCTTTGAACCTCCTATCCTTAATCGTCTGAATTCAGCTGAACCCGTCCTCAGTCGCAAAGTTCATTGAGGCGAAGGACTGATTTTGATCCATATTCATTAAATAGTGGGACGCAAACAACGCATATTGAATTGCGCCTAAGGCCAGAAAAGAAAGAATCTCATCTTGACCTTTAATTTGAGGCTCAATGAAATTTGAGATTTTCCGCTTTCTTTTTTCCTGATGGATAGTCCTTCGGACCTGTCTTATGGAGCCTTGATTTTGTGGAATGAATGAGTGTAGGAGGTCCTCCGGACCGTAGCGGTCGAGTCTGATGGATATTTTTGCCAGTCGCTTCGACCCAATGAAGAATGAAAAGAAGAAGAATCGTCAACTCATCTGGAGCTTGATTTTTCATTGACTCGTCTTTTAGAATAGCTCAATTCTTCTCAAATTCTTTGAGCCTGGACCTTTTCCGCAATATTCTTTGCGCCTCCGTCTCTTTGTATTTGTCGTCCTTTTTCATGAATATGGATAGTCAGCTGGTCCGAAGGACTGACCGCAGAGGTTTTTTGGATCTGTGGATAAACAAGGGTCCAGGTGACCAGTCTCGTCTGAACTTTTTTGAGTAGGTAGAAGGCGTAGAAGGCTAGGCGAACCTGACTGAACTTTCTTCCGGAGGCATCAAAATCGATCAATGAACGAGTCAATGGATCTGGATAGGTTTCTTTAGTTGGTCGAAGAGATAGGGCTTCAAAATTCATACTATTTCAACCCGCGTAGTGGGATTCTGATCGCCATTCTCTTCTTTGAATCTGAAAATCTCCTCTTATTCGACTATTATAAGAAAGCCTATCTTCCTTTAAGCTATATTTGAGAGTGCTCGGCTCCCCGGTTTTAGAATAGCGAATAGTCAGCTGGTCCGAAGGACTCACCGCAAAGGTTAGGCGCAAAGAATTTGCGAAAGCTCCGTCGGAGCGGTTAGGATAGGCTTGGAATTGATGGAACTGAATGTCTGTTCTTTAGGCTTTCTTTTCTTCCTCCCCTCCCTGCTGCTTCTTCTCTTCTCTTTCATACTCCCAGAAAGTGGAAGCAATAAAAAAAGTTCAGACGTCAAACTAATAGGTTGAATAGTCCGGAGGACCCCTCCAGAAAAGTGGTCGAATCAATTGATTAAGAATCTTTGAGCCTCGCAATATTCTTTGTCAATCAAATTCTTTGATCCTTGCGACTGAGTAGGCGAGTGTCCAGGTGGTCAAAGCCCTCAATAATAAGGGATAGCTCTGACTTTGAAAACCACTTTTCACCTTCCATATTAACTTTTCAGTCCTCAGGTTAATATAGATTTTCTCCGTCCTCAGTCGCAAAGTTCATCCAGATCCCCATATTCATTAAATAGTGGTCCGGTCCGTCCGGAGGACTCAAGGATTCCGCTAAAGTTTACCGAAGGTGAAAAGAATATTGAATGAGATTAGGTCCATTGAATTTCTTCGATCTATTTTTGCACTCCTTTCTTCTTTTCTTAGATAAATGCGCTTCGCTTCGCGCACCTGGTCCGAAGGACTGACCGCAGAGCTATCCAAAATCTCCTAACTGAGCAATATTCTTTGCGCCGGAGGACCACTATTTAAAGACTCCTTTCAGTTCAGATAGACATTCTTGATTTTGTTCACTTTGCTCCCTCCCCCAGTGCAAAGAATATTGCGAGACCTCGCATATTGAATTGCGCCTCAGTCCTATCCATTAGGAAGACCCCTAAAAGGTCAAGATGACATATTAAGCTACGGAGGCTCCCATAAGACAGAGATATTCTTTGCCTTCCGAAAAAAAGCCGCTTAATAACCACTCTTAAATAGCTATCAAAGTATTATTCCAAAGAAAAGCTGTTAAATAGCAGGCGCAAAGAATTTGCGAAGAAGGACTATCCATTAGGGGATTTGAGTTTCTGACTCACATATTCAGCGGAGTAGGCCCAAAGAATATTGCGGAGAAGAAGATCGACTTAAGAGGAGCACGCCTCCGGTTCAATTATTTTGGAGGGGGAGGTGCAAAGCTCAAATACTTTGATCCTTATCAATTCCCTCAAATTCTTTGAGCCTCCTACGCGGTCTCGCAATATTCTTTGCTCCTTGCTATTTTGGGGGGAGCGGGAGGCTCAAAGAATGATCGAGGCGCAAAGCATATTGCGTGAGAAAGTACCAAATAGAATTCGACCGGCTGGGTCCCCCTATCTTTATGTGATCTCGACTGATATAACTAGGTCTCGCCCACAATATCCCTGTCTTATGGAACCTCTCGCTTTAGCTCTCGCATATTTTCTCGAGACATTAATCGACGATTGATAGATAGCCTGATCTGTTCTGATTCCCAATTGGGAAAGGAAATCTCAAGAAAGATGGATGCTTCTGACTTCGGAGAGCTGGTGCTGAATAGGCTCTTGCCTGCGCGTAGGGCCGTCCCCCACTCCCGTCCCGGGGCGCTAAGGGGCTTTTGTTTTTGGAACAGACGGCATTGCTGACGCCTCGAATCAAGCTTTTGTTGCGACATGCTATGTTTTCTCCCCCATTGCTAGTAGGTTGATGGGTCGCACGCCCGGCACACATGTTTTGGCCTTGTGTGTCCATAACTCAAAATAGGTGACCTAACGGCCGCCGCCCGACTAAACATACCAATAGTCACCAGATTCATATGGGCTACTGAGGAGTAAGCAATGATCTTCTTAAGATCGATCTGTCTTGAAGTGGTCAAGGAAGTATAGATTATAGCAATCGCGCTTAGAGTATAAATGAAAGGAGTGGCACAAAGTGTCGCTTCGGGAAAGATGGGTATTGAAAATCTTAAAAACCCGTGGGTTCCCAATTTTAAAAGAATTCCTGCCAAGATGACGGATCCTGCCGTAGGTGCCTCTACATGAGCTTCGGGTAACCAAATATGAACTGGTACCATAGGCACTTTGACGGCGAAAGAGGCGAAAGAAGCAATCCATAGAAAGATTTGGCGCCGCTCACTAAATTCTGTGGTTAATGAGATTTGTAAATCGGTGGTTCCTGTTTGGAGAAGAATCAACAGAATAGCTAATAGCATAAAAACGGATCCCAGTAAAGTATAAAGGAAAAACTGATATGCTGCCTTGATCTTTCTTTGTCTCGAACCCCATACCCCTATAATAATGGTAGAGTAAGGGGTGGCCCCAAAGCGGAATTGACCGATGGTAGTTGGTCGAAGCTCCAGTAGGTAGCCACTCCCTTCTCAGGGAACCGTACGTGAGACTTCCGCATCATACGGCTCCGTCCCGAGCTTCCGTCGTCGGCCCTTGTCATTAGACCACTATCTATGCATGTATTTTCAGCCTGGACTCTCTCATCTTTTGCTTCTCGGATAGTGGCGAAGAATGCTGCTTGCGTTGCGGGAGATGCCTGCTTCTCGCCCGAAAGAACCGCTCACTAGCTAGCGGGCCCTATCTGGAGACATACTGAAAACCATGCCTTTCGAACTCTTCCAAAGAAAAAGAAAAATGGGCTCGTTGGGAAGAGGAGTGCGGCCTGTAGAGCACATGTAAGGCACAGTCGGGTTGCTCACGCAGCGGATCTCGATAGATAGATAGATATCTTTTGATTTGATAGAGAGAGATGTTCAAGTAATAGCCTGATTTTCTCCCCCGACTTACTTGCTACTACTACTGTGATGTGAGCGGTTCAAATTGCTTTTCTCTTTCCCAATTATCCTGGCCTCCACTTGTACGCAGCACTTGTACGGTCCGGAGGACTCATCCATTAGACGTTTGGAACTAGAATCTGATCTGAATCTTAAGGGCAGGACCCCGTCTTCAATCTACCATTTCATTTGATAGAAGGCGCAAAGAATATTGCTCGAAAATCTTCCTCAAATTTTTTCAGTTCCAGTCCGGAGTGCCAAAGAAAGGTCCAGGGTCTGGAGTCCGGAGTCCGCAGGATTTATCCTACGTCCGGAGTCCTACGTCCGCAGTCCGGAGTCCGCAGGATTTATCCGGAGGACTATCCATATGGAAGTAGGACTATCCATTAGAAGGAGGACTATCCATATGGAAGTAGTCCGGAGTCCGGAGTCCGCAGGATTTATCCGGAGGACTATCCATATGGAAGTAGGACTATCCATATGGAAGTAGGACCATCCGTAATTAACCGAAGTAGGACTTTCCGTAATTAACGAAGGGCCCACGGAGCGGTGCCATAAGACAGGTCCGAAGGCGTCACAGGTCCTCCGGACTGCGACTGAGGTCTTAATACTCCTAACTACGGGGGAGAGGAAGAATATTGCGTGATCGGAGTCTTAAGTCTCGAACTCTCTGCCGAGCTTCACCCAGCCCGCATTTCCTTTTTCAGGGGGCCAAAGAAATGTCTCCACCAGCTGCCAACAGTCTTTCTTCGGAATGATACTGAACGGGTCGTCAATATTCTTTGAACCTCTCCCCTTTGTTTTAGCAACTTATCCGTCGGTCTCCTCACCAAGAGCTCCCCGGCGACGAGAGAGGAAGCAACCCCTGTGGCGGGGCGGCTTTTTTCTTTCACAATAAGAGACCTGGACGATTATCCCTACCCTCCGTAGCTTACGAGTTTACGTCCATCCCTGGTCGGGTACAGTTTCCTTTCTCTTTCTCCCTTGTAGCCGTTACCCGAATTCGCGCAAGTGTGTCCACACCCCCCAAACAGACTTGACGAGGAATCCATTCTCGCGAACAAACACAACCCCTACACACACCTAGGAGCACCCCTTCCTGCATATTCATACAAGACCCGAGTAGGCGGGTCGAGGTCTGACGAGGTACCCACTACTCTCCGTACCCTCCCAAAAGGAAAAAGATGTGTCTGTCAGGTTCGGTTCTTCGATCTTGGGTTGGGCGGGTTCGACCAGAAATGCTATGCTTACACACAAGACTACCCCTCTTCCCGAAAGCTTCGCGGGGACTACTTTACGACGACGGACGACCGCCCGTAGGGGGTTTACTGCACAAGGCCCCTGCAGAGGAAAAGCTTGATCCCAGCGAATAGAAGATGCTCAGCTCCGCACAACATAGGGATTGGCACGCTTTCGGGAAGAACATAG
This DNA window, taken from Cucumis sativus mitochondrion chromosome 1, complete sequence, encodes the following:
- the nad4 gene encoding NADH dehydrogenase subunit 4, whose product is MLEHFCSCYFSLSGPILCPVLGSITPLFIPNSRIRPIRLIGLCASLITFLYPPVPRIQFDPSTAKSQFVESLRWLPYSNINFSLGIDGISLFFVILTTFLIPICILVGWSGMRSYGKEYITASLIRSFLMIAVFRMLDLLLFYVLPESVPIPMFIIIGVWGSRQRKIKAAYQFFLYTLLGSVFMLLAILLILLQTGTTDLQISLTTEFSERRQIFLWIASFASFAVKVPMVPVHIWLPEAHVEAPTAGSVILAGILLKLGTHGFLRFSIPIFPEATLCATPFIYTLSAIAIIYTSLTTSRQIDLKKIIAYSSVAHMNLVTIGMFSPNIQGIGGSILPMLSHGLVPSALFLCVGVLYDRHKTRLVRYYGGSVSTMPNLSTISFSFTLANMSLPGTSSFIGEFPISVGAFQRNSLVATLAALGMILGAAYSLWLYNRVVSGNCKPDFLHKFSDPNGREVSIFIPFLVGVVRMGVHPKVFPDHMHTSVSNLVQHGKLN